From Streptomyces sp. NBC_00370, a single genomic window includes:
- the fahA gene encoding fumarylacetoacetase translates to MPEHSPLEPAEGDPFGPHNLPYGVFSTPDDPGHRRVGVRIGDAVLDAGAAAQALGSPYAALLARPSLNPLMAAGRTAWRDVRRALTAWVTVPAHRPDIEPLLHPLGSVTLHLPYEVADYVDFYASEEHATNVGKIFRPDGLALPVNWKHLPIGYHGRAGTVVVSGTDVKRPSGQRKAPADPAPVFGPSVKLDIEAEVAFVVGVPSEQGGPVDLASFRDHVFGLSLLNDWSARDIQAWEYVPLGPFLGKSFATSVSAWVTPLEALDAARVAPAPRTEPLLPYLDDTDEEEPGGFDLRMSVALNGQLISEPPFSAMYWTAAQQLAHMTVNGASLRTGDVFASGTVSGSGRAQRGSLLELTWNGGEPLELPGGRRTFLEDGDEVTITAWAPGPDGTRVGLGEVTGRIV, encoded by the coding sequence ATGCCCGAGCACAGCCCGCTCGAACCTGCCGAAGGCGATCCCTTCGGCCCGCACAATCTGCCGTACGGCGTGTTCTCCACCCCCGACGACCCGGGCCACCGCCGGGTCGGGGTCCGTATCGGCGATGCGGTGCTCGACGCGGGAGCCGCCGCTCAGGCCCTGGGCTCCCCGTACGCCGCGCTGCTCGCGAGGCCCAGCCTCAACCCGCTGATGGCGGCGGGGCGTACGGCCTGGCGCGACGTCCGCAGGGCCCTCACCGCGTGGGTGACGGTCCCCGCGCACCGCCCCGACATAGAGCCGCTGCTGCACCCGCTCGGCTCGGTGACGCTGCACCTGCCGTACGAGGTCGCCGACTACGTCGACTTCTACGCCAGCGAGGAGCACGCCACCAACGTCGGCAAGATCTTCCGCCCGGACGGGCTCGCGCTGCCGGTCAACTGGAAGCACCTGCCGATCGGTTACCACGGCAGGGCCGGCACGGTCGTCGTCTCGGGCACCGACGTGAAGCGGCCCTCCGGCCAGCGCAAGGCGCCCGCCGACCCGGCGCCGGTCTTCGGGCCCTCCGTGAAGCTGGACATCGAGGCGGAGGTCGCCTTCGTCGTCGGCGTGCCGTCCGAGCAGGGCGGCCCGGTCGATCTCGCCTCCTTCCGCGACCATGTCTTCGGGCTCTCGCTCCTCAACGACTGGTCGGCGCGCGACATCCAGGCGTGGGAGTACGTACCGCTCGGCCCGTTCCTCGGGAAGTCGTTCGCGACCTCCGTCTCCGCGTGGGTGACGCCGCTGGAGGCCCTCGACGCGGCCCGGGTGGCGCCCGCGCCCCGTACGGAGCCGCTGCTGCCGTATCTCGACGACACGGACGAGGAGGAGCCGGGCGGCTTCGACCTGCGGATGTCCGTGGCGCTCAACGGGCAGCTGATCTCCGAGCCGCCGTTCTCCGCCATGTACTGGACGGCGGCGCAGCAGTTGGCGCATATGACGGTCAACGGCGCCTCGCTGCGCACCGGCGACGTCTTCGCCTCGGGCACGGTCAGCGGCAGCGGCCGTGCGCAGCGCGGCTCGCTGCTGGAGCTGACCTGGAACGGCGGTGAGCCGCTCGAACTGCCCGGCGGCAGGCGCACGTTCCTGGAGGACGGCGACGAGGTCACGATCACGGCCTGGGCGCCGGGACCCGACGGGACACGGGTGGGTCTGGGCGAGGTGACCGGACGGATCGTCTGA
- a CDS encoding CocE/NonD family hydrolase codes for MSPTIRTDFPYDTVHEDVRVPLPDGTRLYARIWRPVTERPVPALLEYLPCRLSDWTAPVDRQRHPWYAGHGYASVRVDVRGHGNSEGMPGDEYDATELADGVAVVNWLAAQDWCTGRVGMFGISWGGFNSLQLAALAPEPLKAVVTVCSSDDRYDNDVHYLGGSVLAVDMHAWAATTLAFVCRPPDPAGAGDDWREMWLKRLEAVEPGVHTWLAHQTRDSYWKHGSVCEDYGAVEAAVLAVGGWHDPYRDTVLRLVEHLDQDRVRGIIGPWSHQYPDQGLPPGPAIGFLQETLRWWDHHLKGVDNGVMAEPLLRTWISASHPPATLYPELPGYWAAETSWPSPNVVPVPYAFQGEPVVVDSPHQTGLDAGRFAPSGNDADLPPDQRDEDAKSACFEFPVTGGSIEVLGRPRATLRLRMDAPAGQAVARLCDVAPDGSSTLVTRGALNLSARHGRDRVEPWPEGATEDVTFELGGIGHTFPPGHRIRLAVSSAYWPWIWPQANSAGFTLDPVGSSLHLPVRRPAPQDPVSFEPAEQAEPLGVVRPVTLDEQRPERLVIRDVAQGTWRLETDPRPGGTRVYPDGLELTEEALETYTIQESDPLSAHAESEWTVRLHRPDIGWDALVETHSEISCDADDFITSDEVICRDGDEIVFHRTWEKRVPRTAG; via the coding sequence ATGTCCCCCACGATCCGCACCGACTTCCCGTACGACACGGTCCACGAGGACGTGCGTGTCCCGCTGCCCGACGGCACACGGCTGTACGCGCGGATCTGGCGTCCGGTCACCGAGCGGCCCGTGCCCGCGCTGCTGGAGTACCTGCCCTGCCGGCTGAGCGACTGGACGGCGCCGGTCGACCGGCAGCGGCACCCCTGGTACGCGGGCCACGGCTACGCGTCCGTACGCGTCGACGTACGCGGGCACGGCAACAGTGAGGGGATGCCGGGCGACGAGTACGACGCGACGGAGCTGGCCGACGGGGTCGCGGTCGTCAACTGGCTCGCCGCCCAGGACTGGTGCACCGGACGGGTCGGCATGTTCGGGATCTCCTGGGGCGGCTTCAACTCGCTCCAGCTCGCCGCCCTCGCGCCCGAGCCGCTGAAGGCCGTCGTCACGGTCTGCTCGTCCGACGACCGCTACGACAACGACGTCCACTACCTGGGCGGCTCGGTCCTCGCCGTCGACATGCACGCCTGGGCGGCGACGACGCTGGCCTTCGTCTGCCGGCCGCCGGACCCGGCCGGGGCGGGCGACGACTGGCGGGAGATGTGGCTCAAACGCCTCGAAGCCGTCGAGCCGGGCGTCCACACCTGGCTGGCCCACCAGACCAGGGACAGCTACTGGAAGCACGGCAGCGTCTGCGAGGACTACGGCGCCGTCGAGGCGGCCGTGCTCGCCGTCGGCGGCTGGCACGACCCGTACCGGGACACCGTGCTGCGGCTGGTCGAGCACCTCGACCAGGACCGGGTACGGGGCATCATCGGACCCTGGTCGCACCAGTACCCGGACCAGGGGCTGCCGCCGGGGCCGGCGATCGGCTTCCTCCAGGAGACGCTGCGCTGGTGGGACCACCATCTGAAGGGCGTCGACAACGGGGTCATGGCCGAGCCGCTGCTGCGCACCTGGATCAGCGCCTCGCACCCGCCGGCGACGCTCTACCCCGAGCTGCCGGGGTACTGGGCCGCCGAGACCAGCTGGCCGTCGCCGAACGTCGTGCCGGTGCCGTACGCCTTCCAGGGCGAGCCCGTCGTGGTGGACTCCCCGCACCAGACGGGCCTGGACGCCGGGCGCTTCGCCCCTTCGGGCAACGACGCCGACCTGCCGCCGGACCAACGCGACGAGGACGCCAAGTCGGCCTGCTTCGAGTTCCCCGTCACCGGCGGCTCCATCGAGGTGCTGGGCAGGCCGCGCGCGACGCTGCGGCTGCGGATGGACGCCCCGGCGGGCCAGGCCGTCGCCCGGCTCTGCGACGTCGCGCCGGACGGCTCGTCCACCCTGGTCACCCGGGGCGCCCTCAACCTCTCCGCCAGGCACGGCAGGGACCGGGTCGAACCGTGGCCGGAGGGCGCCACCGAGGACGTCACCTTCGAACTGGGCGGCATCGGCCACACCTTCCCGCCGGGCCACCGCATCCGGCTCGCCGTCTCGTCCGCGTACTGGCCGTGGATCTGGCCGCAGGCGAACTCGGCGGGCTTCACCCTCGATCCGGTGGGCTCCTCGCTCCACCTGCCCGTACGCAGGCCGGCACCGCAGGACCCGGTCAGCTTCGAACCGGCCGAGCAGGCCGAGCCGCTCGGCGTCGTGCGTCCGGTCACGCTCGACGAACAGCGCCCGGAACGGCTGGTGATCAGGGACGTGGCCCAGGGCACCTGGCGGCTGGAGACGGACCCGCGCCCCGGCGGCACCCGGGTCTACCCCGACGGCCTGGAGCTCACCGAGGAGGCGCTGGAGACGTACACGATCCAGGAGAGCGACCCGCTGTCCGCACATGCCGAGTCCGAGTGGACGGTACGGCTGCACCGGCCCGACATCGGCTGGGACGCGCTGGTCGAGACGCACTCCGAGATCAGCTGCGACGCCGACGACTTCATCACGTCGGACGAGGTGATCTGCCGCGACGGTGACGAGATCGTCTTCCACCGCACCTGGGAGAAACGCGTCCCGCGCACTGCGGGCTGA
- a CDS encoding polyprenyl synthetase family protein, translating to MTVVGPFGLSVRDQALEADVQTGLSAVEAGLLDATKSEVPFITEAAQHLVRAGGKRFRPLLVMLAAQFGDPYAPGVVPSAVVVELTHLATLYHDDVMDEADVRRGVDSANTRWGNSVAVLTGDFLFARASHILADLGPEAVRIQAEAFERLVTGQILETAGPRDGRDPVGHYLDVLSGKTGALFAVSGRFGALMSGADETVVDILTQYGERLGVAFQLADDVLDIASDSHESGKTPGTDLREGIPTLPVLLLRAEAEKHGRPADLELVRLLDGDLSDDAGLAEALRRLRAHPALEQARRDTVRYAEAARGALAPLPEGYAKSALVELCDVVVHRAG from the coding sequence GTGACCGTCGTCGGGCCGTTCGGGCTGAGCGTGCGGGACCAGGCTCTTGAGGCCGATGTCCAGACCGGATTGTCGGCCGTCGAGGCGGGGCTGCTCGATGCCACCAAGAGCGAGGTGCCCTTCATCACCGAGGCGGCCCAGCACCTGGTGCGGGCCGGCGGCAAACGATTCCGGCCGTTGCTGGTGATGCTCGCCGCGCAGTTCGGCGACCCCTACGCGCCGGGTGTCGTGCCGTCAGCCGTCGTCGTCGAGCTGACCCACCTCGCGACGCTGTACCACGACGACGTGATGGACGAGGCCGACGTGCGGCGCGGCGTGGACAGCGCCAACACCCGCTGGGGCAACTCCGTCGCCGTGCTGACCGGCGACTTCCTCTTCGCCCGCGCCTCGCACATCCTGGCCGACCTCGGCCCCGAGGCCGTCCGGATCCAGGCCGAGGCGTTCGAGCGGCTGGTCACCGGACAGATCCTGGAGACGGCGGGACCGCGCGACGGGCGCGACCCGGTCGGCCACTACCTGGACGTGCTCTCGGGCAAGACCGGCGCGCTGTTCGCCGTCTCCGGGCGGTTCGGCGCGCTGATGTCGGGCGCCGACGAGACCGTGGTCGACATCCTCACCCAGTACGGCGAGCGGCTCGGTGTCGCCTTCCAGCTCGCCGACGACGTCCTCGACATCGCCAGCGACAGCCACGAGTCCGGCAAGACCCCGGGCACGGACCTGCGCGAGGGCATCCCGACGCTGCCCGTCCTGCTGCTGCGCGCCGAGGCCGAGAAGCACGGCAGGCCCGCCGACCTGGAGCTGGTCCGGCTGCTCGACGGCGATCTGTCGGACGACGCGGGCCTCGCAGAGGCGCTGCGCAGGCTGCGTGCCCACCCCGCCCTGGAACAGGCGCGCCGGGACACCGTCCGGTACGCGGAGGCGGCCCGCGGTGCGCTCGCCCCGCTGCCCGAGGGGTACGCCAAGTCGGCGCTCGTCGAGCTGTGCGACGTGGTCGTCCACCGCGCAGGCTGA
- a CDS encoding LolA family protein: MAPNDSAQTTDEAGAFVSHRRSKTVRYVVPVAVAGVAAATIGLVPALAANGSPDLPKTTAQELIEKIAASDTQQLSGSVKITTDLGLPSLAGLGGAAGGALAPRGGGDDAKGSSADPSTKALELSSGTHTLRVAADGPDKQRVSILENAAEYSLIHNGDQVWGYDSATNQAFHATRQAPKGDAPKGKAPQLPKGTELPTTPKEFAEQALKASAGTTSVSVGDTAQIAGRDAYTLVIKPKQAGSTVDSVKVAVDAKTGTPLKFTLAPSGGGKAVLDVGFTKVDFGKPAASTFDFKAPKGAKVTESGPRKDQPKPAVPGVPSGGGVKVIGKGWTSIAELKLPAGEGAPAAGSKDLPKEAQGFLDSLGDKVSGKFGSGTVFHTRVVNALMTEDGRVYVGAVTKDALVKAADSAK; encoded by the coding sequence ATGGCACCGAACGACAGCGCACAGACCACCGACGAGGCCGGAGCCTTCGTCTCGCACCGCCGGAGCAAGACGGTGCGGTACGTGGTTCCGGTCGCGGTCGCCGGCGTGGCTGCCGCGACCATCGGACTGGTCCCGGCTCTCGCGGCCAACGGCAGTCCGGATCTGCCGAAGACCACCGCTCAGGAACTCATCGAGAAGATCGCCGCATCCGACACCCAGCAGCTCTCGGGCTCGGTGAAGATCACCACGGATCTGGGTCTGCCGTCACTGGCCGGCCTCGGTGGTGCGGCGGGCGGGGCGTTGGCCCCCAGGGGCGGCGGTGACGACGCCAAGGGCTCGTCGGCCGACCCGAGCACCAAGGCGCTGGAGCTCAGCTCCGGCACCCACACCCTGCGGGTCGCCGCCGACGGCCCCGACAAGCAGCGCGTCTCGATCCTGGAGAACGCCGCCGAGTACAGCCTGATCCACAACGGCGACCAGGTGTGGGGCTACGACAGCGCGACCAACCAGGCGTTCCACGCCACCAGGCAGGCGCCGAAGGGCGACGCCCCCAAGGGCAAGGCGCCGCAGCTGCCGAAGGGCACCGAGCTGCCGACGACGCCGAAGGAGTTCGCCGAGCAGGCGCTCAAGGCGTCGGCCGGCACGACGTCGGTCAGTGTCGGGGACACGGCGCAGATCGCGGGGCGCGACGCGTACACGCTGGTCATCAAGCCCAAGCAGGCCGGTTCCACGGTCGATTCGGTGAAGGTCGCCGTCGACGCGAAGACCGGCACCCCGCTCAAGTTCACGCTCGCCCCGAGCGGCGGCGGCAAGGCCGTCCTCGACGTCGGCTTCACGAAGGTCGACTTCGGCAAGCCGGCCGCTTCGACGTTCGACTTCAAGGCGCCGAAGGGCGCGAAGGTGACGGAGAGCGGTCCGCGCAAGGACCAGCCGAAGCCGGCCGTGCCCGGGGTCCCCTCGGGTGGTGGCGTGAAGGTCATCGGCAAGGGCTGGACGTCGATCGCCGAGCTGAAGCTGCCGGCGGGCGAGGGCGCTCCGGCGGCGGGCTCGAAGGACCTGCCCAAGGAAGCCCAGGGCTTCCTGGACTCGCTGGGCGACAAGGTGTCGGGGAAGTTCGGTTCCGGCACCGTGTTCCACACCCGCGTCGTCAACGCGCTGATGACGGAAGACGGCAGGGTCTACGTCGGAGCGGTGACGAAGGACGCGCTGGTCAAGGCGGCCGACAGCGCCAAGTAG